One Pocillopora verrucosa isolate sample1 chromosome 10, ASM3666991v2, whole genome shotgun sequence genomic window carries:
- the LOC131780903 gene encoding MICAL-like protein 1 yields the protein MSTRQAARSRNLKGKEALLEWCKQQTYGYKGVSVRNLNSSWRDGLAFCALLHRFDPELIKFDDLSKEDALKNNELAFKVAEEKLKVPALLEASDLVSMEEIDEMSVMTYLSMLYKRIKKNSSPAPRTPAVNSATVPTRRTLFDVLKDENNFTERFEKRKHRLSSGEKDNFSNRSVPKETTLRELHQENHV from the exons ATGTCCACAAGACAGGCTGCAAGATCAcgaaatttaaaaggaaaagaagctcTGTTGGAATGGTGTAAGCAACAAACGTACGGTTACAAAGGCGTGAGCGTGCGTAATTTAAACTCTTCGTGGAGGGATGGCTTGGCATTTTGCGCGCTCTTACACAGATTCGATCCCGAACTGAT CAAATTTGACGACCTTTCTAAGGAGGACGccttgaaaaacaatgaattg GCTTTCAAAGTGGCCGAGGAAAAACTCAAAGTTCCAGCTCTTTTGGAGGCAAGTGACCTGGTATCAATGGAAGAGATTGACGAGATGAGCGTGATGACGTATCTCTCCATGCTGtacaaacgaattaaaaaaaattcctcgcCTG cccCCAGAACTCCCGCCGTCAATTCTGCTACAG TTCCAACAAGGAGAACCCTTTTTGACGTCTTGAAAGATGAGAACAACTTCACCGAGCGTTTTGAGAAACGAAAACACCGTCTCAGTTCTGGAGAAAAAGACAACTTCTCTAACAGATCAGTGCCAAAGGAAACTACCTTAAGAGAACTACACCAGGAAAACCACGTCTAA